The stretch of DNA GCAACACCTCGCCCGGAACCATAAAGCTTGTTCCATCCGCGGGATAAATGAGGGCAAGATTTTGCAAAGTCGCCCAGGCCGAATTGAGATCTTCGGCCAACGGCTGGTCGTCTGCTTGGCAGCGTTGGCTGATGATGCTCACCACTTCGGGGGCAGCAACAGGGGTATTGTGTGCGCCGAGTTCCGCGAGTGCTTCGAGCACGAGAATTTCGGTCACTCCTAGCTGGGCGATGGCGCGTCGAACCGACGCTCGGATCTGTAAACGCGCAGCTAATGGGGCAATACCTGGGGGTAATGGGAGCACAGTGTCCGGCCGCAACGTGAGGAGTTGGGTCAGCTGGGCGTCGTTAAGCGTGGCTAACCATTCACGGAAACTGGGAACTTTTTGGGACTCGCTGTTGCTCTTTTTCATGATCCTTCCAAGTTTAGTGGGACTTGAGGTGACTTTTTGCGGGAGAGTTTGAGACAATAGCGGTATGTCGAAAATGGAGAAGAAGAGCTACGTCGATCCGGCATGGCCAGAGCACATCCCGGGTACCGGTCACCCTGTCACTGAGGCACTTTCCCGTTTGGCTGGCGCGTCTAGCCCATACGGCGACGAAATGCCTTTCCCACTTCCAGCCGACCAAATCGGCTACGTGCACCCACACACTGTGATTAACAAGTAAGTGGTGTAAATAACAAAGATCTCCATCCCTGATTACCTCGGGGGGTGGAGATCTTTTTGGGGTTAGGTAAAGAAGAGTGTGTCCGGTCGCCGTGTCGTCGGCCGTGCGGGTTTGCTGCACAAGTGCTATGTCGTCGCTTCGGCGTAGTCCGACTACGTAGAGCAGCGTTTTTTCATGAAATAAATCCCACAGCGGTAGTCCGACTACACCGAAGGGACGACATCGAGCGGGCTAACGCTCCCAGACAACCGTAAATACTAGCTTCAGGCCCACAACGCTGCGGAAAACACGCAGCAGAGACACACTTTTATTTACTTGACCCTCTTTTTGCGCGCTCTGCCTGATTAGTGAGCGACGGCCTTTTCTACGCCAATGCCGGTGAGCGAACGAACTTCCATCTCGGCAGCCTTCTTAGGGAAGTTGTCAGGCTTGCCGACGTACGTCCCGATGATTCCCAAGATGAAGCCCGCAGGGATCGCAATGATCGATGGGTTGGTCAGTGGGAAGATCGCGAAGTCAGCGTTCGGCAACATGGCCGAGGGAGCGCCCGAAACGGCTGGGGAGAAGATGATTAGCACGATCGAGGTCAACAACCCACCGTAGATCGAGAAGAGTGCCCCGGTGGTGTTGAATTTTCGCCAGTAGAGGGAGTAGAGGATGGTGGGCAGGTTGGCAGCGGCTGCGATGCCGAAAGCCAGAGCCACCAGAAAGGCGATGTTTTGTCCCATCGCGCCAATGCCCAGCACGATTGCCAGCACGCCGATGACAACCACGGTGATGCGAGAAACTCGGACCTGCTCCTCTTCCGTCGCCTGGCCATCGCGCAGGATTGAATTGTAGATGTCATGGGCGACCGAGGCGGATGCGGTGATCGCCAAGCCAGCTACAACAGCGAGAATGGTGGCAAAGGCAACTGCCGAGATGCAAGCCATGAAGATCGTTCCGCCCACCTTCGCGGAAAGCAGCAGCACGGCTGAGTTCGCGCCACCCGGAGCCTTCGCGATCTGCTCCGGCCCCACCAGAGCGGCCGCGCCGTAGCCCATAACGACGGTGAGCAAGAAGAACAGGGCAACGATCGCGATGGTCCAGGTGATGGAACGTCGAGCTTCTTTAGCGGTAGGAACGGTGTAGAAACGCATCAGCACGTGTGGCAAACCGGAGGTGCCGAAGACCAGGGCGAGGCCGAGAGAGACGAAATCAAGCTTGGTCAGGGTGTCCTTGCCGTACTTGAGGCCGGAGTTCAAAATCGCGTCGCCCTTGGGATGATTGGCAATGGCCGACTCCAACACCGCGTTGAAACCGCCCTTGATGGCGACAAAGGTCAGCAGGGTAATGATGATCGATCCACCCACCAACAACACAGCCTTAATCATCTGCACATAGGTCGTGCCCTTCATACCACCTACCAGCACGTACACAATCATCAGCACGCCAACGATTCCCACGACAGCCGATTGGGCGGCTTTGCCGTCGATACCCAGCAGCAGCGCCACCAGGCCACCGGCACCGGCCATTTGTGCGATCAGGTAAAACAGCGAGATGGTGAGCGTGGAGATGGCAGCAGCCATACGGACCGGCTTCTGCTTGAGGCGGAATGACAACACGTCGGCCATGGTGAACTTGCCGGTGTTGCGCAGCGGTTCAGCAACCAACACGAGTGCAACGAGCAAAGCGATGAGGAAGCCAACGGAATAGAGGAAGCCATCGTAGCCGCTGAGCGCGATAGCGCCCGTAACACCGAGGAATGCGGCTGCAGAAAGGTAATCGCCGGAGATTGCGAGGCCGTTTTGCCAGCCGTTAAACGAAGCACCACCGGTGTAGAAGTCGGAGCCTTTCTGGGAGGTTTGTCGAGTAGCTCGGACAACAATCGCCATCGTTACCACGATGAAGCCCACGAAAATCGAAATATTGAGCAGCGGGTTACCCGTTGAAATCTGCTCAGCAGCTAGTACAGAGTGCATGGGTTAGACCTTTCCGATCGGGGTAGGCTGTTGCAGCATCGAATTGCGTATCGACGCCGTGGCGGGGTCCAAGGTGTTGTCGGCAAAGCGAACATATAGCCAAGTGACGATGCCTGCTGTCGCGAACTGGGCGAGTCCCAGAACCATGCCGATGTTGATAGCGCCATAGACTCGGATTGACGTGAAATCGGTGGCGAATGTGGCAACGACGATGTAGAACACAAACCACAGCAGAAACACTGCAGAAATCGGGAAGGCGAAGGACCGGAAGGTGTGCCGGAGTGCACCGAACTCTTCCGATTGACTGACAGCAAGGAACTCGTCCGCTGTCGGCGGTTGGGGATGCACGGGGTGCTGTTGTTGCATAGCGACCTCTCTAGTTAAGGCGATCTGAGTCACGACAAATTGACTGTGTGACACGCTACACAACTAGGTTTGCTTCCATGACGCTTTTTCCAGCTAGGGGGTACTTTTCCTTGCGATAAGTGAGATTTCCAAACTTGTGAAGATGTTGAGATAAGTGGTTTTGTTAAGTCTGCGAAGGGGAACTTGTGTTGGTGGGGGTGAATTTTGCGTGGTTACCGTCAAGAACTGGAGTCCGAGGTGAAAAGGGAGTGGGCGAGTGGCGCACTGGCTTAATTTGAGCGCTTTGGCGCGGGCGGGGGTAGTAGGGAGGCGGGTATTTGCGGTTGCGGTGCTCGGGTCGCGCCGGTGTACAAAAACCGATCCTCTCGCTCAGTGTGTGCTGGGTCAATGAAGAAAAACGGCACCACCAGATGGCGATGTAACAATAAGTCCTGCGGTGCTTCCACCGCCCGAAGCTCGCAAACAGCTTCAAAGAATGCGGCGGCTTTCCGCTTGTTCTATGACTGGATCACCGCCGCCACATCACTTGTTGCAATTGCCGCAAAAGCAGGTGTCGCCCGTCTAACTCTGCGTCAATGCTTCTGGTGGTGCTGGTTGATTCATCCTCAACCGTATATCGGTTCTTTTCCGTATCTTCGATTAAGTCTTGATCGGCGGCATCTACTTCAATGAGCAGTGTTTGCTGATCCTGTCTTCCAACGGCGATGTCATCGCTTGGCACTGGTGCAAAACCGGAAACGGTTGAGGCCTATACACACGTGTGCTGTGCACCATCCGGTCACCGCTCATGGTCATGTTGGACGGTGGACAAGGGGCACGCAGTGCGATCACTACGTGCTGGCCCACGATCAAGGTTCAATGCGGCATTGTCCATGCTTAACGACGGTTCAGACTGCTCACCAGGTCACGCCCGTGCACTGATGCGGGCGAAGCGATCTACGGGCTTGCCTTAGCGCTCGCCAAAGTCACCGTCTTGACCCAACCAAACGACAACCAAGCAAACCAAGAAACAGGTTGACCAACCCTCTATGACAACGCTATTTCAACCGAATACAACCACGACACCGGAATACGCAAAGGAACCATCCCCTAAAACCACAAATGTGTCCGGTCGGCGACTCGCCGACCGGACACACTGTTCTTTACTTAACCCTCTCTCATTCTTGTTTTCCGCAGTGTTGTGGGCCTGAGGCCAGTATTTGTTGTTGTCTGGGGGCCGTAGCTCGCTCGATGTCGTCCCTTCGGTGTAGTCGGACTACCGCTGTGGGATTTTATTCATTAAAAAACGCTGTTCTACGTAGTCGGACTACGCCGAAGCGACGACATAGCACTTGTGCAGCACACCCGCGCGGCCGGCGACACGCCGACCGGACACACTTTTCTTTACTTACCCCCCGTGCGCCGTGCCGGGGTCGCAGCGAACACAGCAAAAATCCGCTCCTTCAACCATATGATGGGCTGAAGAAGCGGATTGAAGCTTCAGGCTGGGCCTAGCTTAGAGCTTTGCCAGCTGGCCGGAGGAGAGGAGGGCGTCGATCTGGCCTGTATTAGCTGCGTAGTAATCCAGTGCCTGCTGTGGCAGGACGATGCCGTACTGCGCGAAGAAGGCCTTAATCTTTTCCAGCGCGGCCTCAGCAGCGGTTGGAGCTGCGATTGGTGCTGCCGGGGCATCGTATGCAACAGCAGCAGGTGTAGCCGGGGCAGGCGCTGGTGCCGGAGCCGGAGCGGAGACGTTGCGTTGAGTTGGACCCGCGTTCAGTCCAAGGCTTGCAGAACATGCAGGCCATGCGCCCCAGCCCTGACCGGCGAGAACGCGCTCGCCAACGGCGATCTGCTGTTCACGGGTTGCCTGGTAAGCGTAAGGGGCGAATTCCTGGCCGCCGTAGGCATTCCAGGTGGAAGGGGAGAACTGGAGTCCGCCGTGGAAGCCGTTGCCGGTGTTGATGGACCAGTTGCCACCTGCTTCGCATCCTGCGAGACGATCCCAGTCGGAATCTGGAGCTGCGCTAGCGGTTGGGGCAAGCAGAGTTGCTGCGGTGCCGAATGCGACGGTGGATGCGGCGAACTTGGCCTTCAGGGAAGAGCCGGCTGCATGACGTGCCATAAAAAATGTGTTCCTCTCATATTAAACGCCTGCGAGGTTAGCTGTCGGGTTCGGGCGGAGGATCACAGTGCCCGGCCAGTAGCTTCCTTGTGAGAAATCTACGTGGCTTCACCCCAAGGGAATGGTTCCCAAAGTGGGTTCCCCGCCCCAGTCTGCACATGAATGAAAAATTTTTGTATTTAATGGCCAGCAGTTTCGGCATCTCTCGCAGACTGGGTTAGGCGTAAAGAAAGATGCTTGCTCTGTGGCGCTTGCTAGATAACGGTAGCGGTATGTAACGAAAGTGTCACGCTCATTTGGCGGAAAAGTTACGAAATTCTCTCGAAGGCAAGAAATCCGCAGGTGAACTCGACCAAGAAATCTGTGTGATGATAGTCACAATTATTGTGGTAACTGCTTGAAGTATCGCTTTGGAAACCTTGGCCATTGTGAGGTTTGTGCAGGTAATGGTGGAATTTGATCGGTGACGGATCAATAAAACGTGCTCACTCGCGCAGATTTGATAATTGTGGAACAAGGGTTTAGGGGAAAGGTGCGGATGTGTGGCGAGAGAGAGGTGTCGATAAGGCTGGGTGGGGTGGAAAATACCGCGCCTAAACACGGTATAGTTAAACTTTTACGAACGCGAAGTGAAAGGACTGATGACTATGCCCATCGGCAAGGTGAAGTGGTACGACGTCGAGCGTGGCTTCGGCTTTGTTTCGAACCCGGGCGATGAGGACGTTTATGTCAACAAGGCAGTGTTGCCTAAGGGAGTCACCGAGCTGCACCCTGGGCAGCGCATTGAGTTTGATTTCGCGGCCGGGCGGCGTGGCCCGCAGGCATTGCGAGTGAAGGTTTTGGAAGAGGCGACTCGCAAGCCGATCCACAAATACAAGCCGGAAGAACTGAACTCTATGATTTCCGATCTCATGACTGTGCTGGAATCTGCGGTGCAGCCGCAGCTCGCGCAGGGTCGGTACCCGGACCGCAAGGAAGGTCGACAGGTAGCCGAGATTCTGCGAGCAGTGGCTAAGGAACTTGACGCCTAAATGCCCCCATACGCCAAGCAGCCCTACTGCTTGGCGTTGACGGACCACACCACGGTGTATGGGGTTTCTACTCCTTGGGCATCTTCGCCAATCATCAAGGAAGAAACTTCCACGACGACGAGTCGAGACCCGGATTCGGATTGAGCCGGGATCTCGACTTCTTTCTTTTCATTACCCTTGAAGAACATCTGATCGTTGGCCGCCGGGTCGTCGTAAATCTTCAGCAGGGACCAGTCATGGTCATAGACGTCGCTGGGTAGGGAGATTTTCATTGGGTTATCGCCCACCTTGAGCTCTGCGACCTGTCCTTGCGGACACTCGACTCCTGCCTCGCAGACCGTATATGGATGGACATCCATCTTCTCATTGCCAGCGGAAACCTGCAGAGTGACGGTCTTTGGGTCTGGGCCCGGCCGATCATTCCACCACTTTTGAAAAGCGATACTTCCTGCCACGATCACCACTACGGCGACGATGAGGATCACGAACTGCGTCAGATTGCGTTTCCGGGTGCTGCTGGCCATAGCTACCAATGCTAGCTAGTTATCCAGCTGGAACAAATCGCACCTCGTACATCTGGGGCCATCGCTTGCCAGCAAGAAGGAAAGAATCTGAGCCTGGGAGGGCCGCGATTCCGTTGAGGACGTTGTTTGGATCGGCGGCCGCATTGCTGGGCAAGGCGCTGGCGTCGATAGTAGCGTTGACTTTCCCATCCGGGCTGATCCGCACAATCTCGCTGGTCAGGAAGCGATTGGCGTAGATTTGGTCGTCAACGCACTCCAGTTCGTTGAGCTGAGTCACGGGCTGGCCTCCGTTGGTGACGGTGATGCGCCGCTGTTCGCTGAAGGTTTGTGGGTCGAGGATCCGCAGCTGGGCGGTGCCGTCGGACATCACTAGGTGATCCTTGGTGGCGCACAGTCCCCAGCCTTGACCTGGGTAGCGGACCTGGGTCTTTTCGGCGAGTGTGCGGGCGTCACGTCGGTAGGCGATGCCGTCTTGCCAGGTCAACTGCCATATATCGTCGCCAAATTTGGTGATGCCTTCCCCAAATTGTCGTGGCGGAAGGCTCTTTTGGGCCAACGGAGAGGCCGTCGGGGTGGAAAGGGGAACGCGCATGATCTGGCTTTCGCCGTACTGGCCAGTGCCGATCAGCAAGTCCGAGCCGTCCACTTCGAGCCCTTGGGTAAACCACGCCGGATTCATCTGGTGGGTCGCCACGATCTCTGGGCGTAGCCGAACTGACTGGTCGACGGCACTATTGGTTGCCTGCGGCGGTGCCGGAATACTCGACGAACAACCGACGACCCCGCCGGTTAGCGCAAGCGCTACCACCATTTGCCACACCTGTTTTAGACCCATAACTAATCATTGTGCCTTAATCGGCAATAATGGAGAGGTGGCACCTGGAAAACGACGCAAGCGAAACAACAAGGGTCAGCTGTTCGACGCCCAAGCCATCGACCTCGCACGGTCTGCCTTGGAGGAGCTCGACGAGGGGGAAGTAGGCGTACACACTGGGGTATCGGTACTAGGCGACAACGTGGTAATCCACCACTTCGAAGCTCATGTGCCGGGCTACCGAGGTTGGGAATGGACCGCCGTCCTGGCCTGCGCTGACGGCTCGCATTACGTCACCGTCAATGAACTTGCGCTCATGCCAGGGCGTGATGCGCTGCGCGCCCCAAGCTGGATTCCTTACGAGGATCGTGTCCGCCCTGGAGACCTGAAACCGGGTGACCAATTTCCGCCGCGTGCCGACGACGATCGCCTCGATACCCTTCCCGACGGCACCCATACCCTCACTAAGAAGGGCTTTGAAGACTCGTTGGCGAGGTGGCGAGAAAACTACGGACCCACCACAGAATACGCCGAGAAGGCTCACCTCAAGTGCTCTAGCTGCGCGTTCTTTCACCCCATCGCAGACTTCCGGACTTTTGGCGCCTGCCTCAACATCTACGCAGCCGATGGGCGTGTCGTCCACGTGGCGTACGGGTGCGGAGCACACTCCGAAACCCCACCGGCGGATAACCTCGCAGCCAAGGAACACGAGGCGTTCGACGACGGGCACCTTTAACTCTCCAACACTGCTAAACGACGTCCGCGTGGTCCCACAGCCAACGGTTGACCGAGGTAGGGTCAGGTCCACCCGCGCTGCGCACGCCGGAAAACGCGTTGAGCAGCCACAACCGTTTCGGGGATCGCCAACCCGAGCACGGCCTAACCACAAGTCCTGAGCTACGCAAGAACTCAAGAACCGGGGGCAAAGTAGTTGAGTTAAGGGTGCGCGGGTGAGTACAAAACTCAGCCACCCCAGAATCAAAACAAATCAGGGCCGAAAAGATGCCTTCGACGACGAGGCCATCCTGGCTCAACAGCCCTTCTGCGAAACCACGCCGTTCGGATTGGCGCAACCTGGTGGTCAACCACACTAGATCGGGACCTTTCCGGGTAGGTTGGGTGCGAAGATCCAAGTGCGGGATCGGATCAACACCGATCAGCGCGCTAAATGGACGATCTGGACGGTGTTGCACCTGACCGTCGGCGCGCACGAGAGGGTTCGAAGCACCAGTGGCTGCTTCGCGCAGTTGGGTGCGCACCATCTGTTGTTGCTCCAGGTCTAGCCCAAGGCGCTCAAAGTGCGCGCCCAGGTTGCGGACCTTGCCGTCGACCATACGAAAACTAGTGCAGATCATCGTTGCCCAACACCGCCAAAAAGGGCCGCAGTTTTACCAGGACTTCGTCATATTCTTCGTCCGCGTCACTTAGCCGGGTGATCGCTCCACCAGCGCCGTAGGTGGCACGGCCGTCGGCAAGCACGAGGGTACGGATCAAAATGGAGAAGTCAGCATCACCATCAGCGGAGATATAGCCCATGATCCCGGAGTAGTCGCCACGAGGCTGGCCTTCGAGCCGCGCAAGAATATCCATGGAGGATTGCTTGGGCGCGCCCGTCATCGATCCACCCGGAAACGCCAGCCTGACGACGTCCGCCGTGCGACGCCCAGGGGCGATGCGCCCCGTGATCGTCGAAATCATCTGATGGGCGTGCGTAAACGAATGCACCGCGCACAATTCCGGCACGGCGATGTCGGTGCAGGTCCGCGCTAAATCGTTGCGCAGCAGATCGACGATCATGAGATTTTCCGCCCGGTCCTTGCGCGACGTGGCCAAATCCTCCGCCAACTGACGGTCGCTTTCAGGGGTTTGCCCACGCGGCCGAGTGCCCTTAATTGGACTGGCAGCAGCAACACTCTGCCGAACCGACAAGAACCGCTCGGGCGAAGCGGATAGCACCGCACGCTGCGGTGAGAGGTAGCAACCAGCCATAGGCGACGGTGAGACCTGCCGCAACTGCAGGTAGAGCGCTAGGGGATCGACATCAACCTCGGCGTGCGCCGACGTGGTCAAACACAGCTCGTAGCTGTTTCCCGCCGCGATTTCCGCCTGGCATTGCTCCACCAATTCCCGGTAGTTCTGCCTACTGTGACGGATGCGCACCGGCGCCTGGATGCGGGCCGGTGCAACAACAGCTAGGGGGACTTCTGTTAAGCGGGCATCGTCTGGAGACAAAAGGAATGCCTGTCCGTCCACGATTTGGTAGACCACCTCAGGCTGGAGCAGCTGTTCAGTGAAAGTACCGCCATCCGTGCCATCGCTGGCCTCGTAGCTAAGCACGCCGAGCGCGCCGGGGACGAAAGTGTGACCGGAGCTGGAATCGGGGCTCAAGCGGGCGGGTGGGATGCTGTCGACGTCGATAAGCTTCTGCCCTGCTGCAACCAAATGCATGCCGGAGGTGGCGGTGTCCGCGGTGGCGGTGTCAAACCAGCACACATAGGGGAAGTGTTCACGTAGGCCGGCCGCGACCTCAGCAGGGGCGTGAAGCGGGGCGGTGCTCCGGTGCCATTGGCGCATGATCCCGGTGGCAGCCAGTAGGTTTTGCATGAGTTGGACACCCGAGTGGGTCCCGATGGATTCCGGGTGAAACTGCACGCCCCACTGTGGCTTGTGGCGATGTTTCAGCGCCATGATGGTGCCGTCTTCGGCGGTGGCCAGGACCTCAATATCGGGGTGGGGTGCGACATCCAGAGAGTGGTATCGGATCACCGGAAGCGGTTGCGGAAGACCAGCGAAAATGCCCTCGCTTGAGTGCTGGACCAGGCTTTCCAGACCATGCATGGGAAACGGTGCCCGTCGTAATCCTGCTCCCGCTAGGAAGGCGATGGCTTGGTGGCCGAGACAGACACCAATCACCGGGGTGTGGTCTTGGTCGAGGGCCACCGCAGAAGCTTTGAGGTTCGCCCGGGTGGGTTCGCCCGGGCCGGGGGAGATGATTATGAGGTCGGCGTCGTCGAGACGCAACTGGGTTGCGGGGGCGTCATTGGCGACAATGCGCGGGGTGATGCCACTGGCCCGCTGGACGAGGTCTGCTAGCAGGTGGGTGAATGAATCGTGATTATCAATCAGTAGGATATCGGTCACAGTGGTACTCGTCTCACCGGCATTGTTCCTGGGAAATGCGCATTTATTCAGTGTAAACCCTGTGGTAGATGGGTGCAGCGTTTGCAGGTGGGTGGGCATTAATGCGATTGTTGACGGGGCAGCCATAGCGGAAAAGCTCGCCGGGTGCCAGCACAATTTCAAAAGTTCATTGGGAGCATTTATGACTACTCCGACCGCCTCACGTAGCGCGCTCGATAGGTACTTTTCCATTTCGGCCCGGGGGTCATCGGTTGGGACGGAGATCCGTGCCGGTGTTGTGACCTTCTTCGCGATGGCCTACATCATCATCTTGAACCCGCTCATCATCGGCACCACCGCCGATCGTACTGGCCATGCGCTGGGAATCCCGCAGGTTGCAGCGGCCACTGCCCTCGCAGCTGGCGTCATGACGATCGCCTTCGGACTGTTCGCCCGCTATCCTTTCGGTATCGCTACTGGCCTGGGCATTAACACCCTGGTTGCTGTGACCCTGGTCGCTGGGGAGGGCCTTACCTGGCCGGAAGCTATGGGCTTGGTAATTATTGACGGCATCATCATCGTTATCCTGGCGGTTTCAGGTTTCCGTGTCGCAGTATTCAACGCGATCCCGCATTCGTTGAAAGCTGCAATGGGTGTTGGCATCGGCATGTTCATCGCGATGATCGGCCTGGTCGACTCCGGATTTGTACGTCGTATTCCAGACGCCGCTCACACGACAGTGCCGGTCGGCCTGGGTATTAACGGCTCGATCGCTTCCTGGCCAACCTTCGTGTTCGTGGTCGGTCTGATCATCACTGGCATCATGGTTGCCCGGAATGTCCGCGGTGGTCTCTTCTTCGCGATCGTCATCACCACAATCATCGGCATGATCGTCGAAGCGCTCACCGGCGCAGGCCCATCCTTCGTGGACGGCAAGCCAGTCCCTACCGGCTGGAACCTCGCCGTACCGACACTGCCGAATTCCCTTGGTGGCATGCCCGACCTCTCGATTGTCGGCAGCGTAGACTTCTTCGGCGCCTTCGTTCATGTCGGCGCCCTTTCCGCCACGCTTTTGGTATTCACCCTAGTCCTGGCTAACTTCTTCGATGCAATGGGCACCATGACTGCGCTGGGCAAGCAGGCAGGGCTTACCGACGACGATGGCAACCTCCCCGACATGAAGAAAGCCCTTGTTGTGGAAGGCTTCGGCGCCATCGTAGGTGGCGGTGCCTCCGCATCCTCCAACACCGTCTACATTGACTCCGCAGCTGGCATCGCCGACGGTGCCCGGACCGGCCTGGCTAACGTGATCACCGGCGTGCTCTTCCTGGCCGCGATGTTTTTGACCCCGCTTTACCAAATCGTTCCGATCGAAGCAGCAGCTCCCGTGCTCGTAGTGGTCGGCGCGATGATGATGGGCCAAATCAAGGAAATCGACTTCTCCGACTTCACGATTGCGCTGCCAGCATTCCTCACGATCGTAGTGATGCCTTTCACCTACTCCATTGCTAACGGCATCGGTGTTGGTTTCGTGTCCTACACCCTGTTGGCTCTGGCCTCTGGCAAGGCAAAGAAGGTTCACTGGTTGCTGTGGCTGATCTCCGTGCTGTTCATGGTGTATTTTGCCATCGACCCGGTGATGAACGCCCTGTCCTAGCAACGTCGCCGGTCTTAGGCATGCACCTGGGAAGCGAGGAACGCTCGCACCCAGGTGCTTTTTCGTGCTGTCGGGCAGTCGGACTTCGCTGCGTGGGTCCGCTCAATTTGACCAAATTGTAGCGTCTATTTTGGCCCTCGGAATGGGGGGCTACGGTGTGATGAAGTTTGGCCACACCAAATTCCATCGCCACCCACCACGAGGCCTCACCCACCACGAGGCCTCACCCACCACGAAGCTAAACTCAACACCATTATGGCTCTTACACACATCGATGATCCTGCAGATCCCCGCCTCGACCCTTTCCGCGACCTGAAGCACTCAGATCAGTCGGGCAAGGGCCTGGTTATTGCAGAGGGTCCACTGATTGTGCGTCGGCTGCTGGAGTCGCGCTATCCGGTGCGGGCGATCGTGGGATTCGCAGCGAAGATCGACACCTTCCTGGCGGAGGAGGGGGTTCCTGAGCTGGTTGCGGACCTGCCCATTTATGTGGTCTCCAGGGAGTTGCTCGCGGAAGTCGCAGGGTTTGACATGCATCGCGGTCTGTTGGCGGCGGCTGACCGCGCCGAGCCCGCGACGGTGGCGGAGGCTCTCGAAGGCGCCAAGACCATCGCGATCTTAGAGGGCGTGGGCGATCATGAGAATATCGGCTCGATCTTCCGCAACGCGGCGGGCATGGAGGTGGATGCCATCTTGTTTGGTGCCGCTTGCGCAGACCCGTTGTACCGGCGCTCGGTGCGTGTTTCCATGGGCCACGTTTTGCGTCTTCCGTTCGCGTACCTCGACGGCTCACCCACCACCTGGCACCACAGCCTCAAACCGCTTGTCGACGACGGCTGGCGCCTCATCTCGCTGACTCCCAACACGGAGACTCTGCTCAAGGGCGCGTTGGCTGACAATCCAGAGAAGGTGGCCTTCCTTGTCGGTTCCGAGGGGCCGGGGTTGACGGAGCGGGCGATGCGGGCGACGCAGGTGCGGGCGAAAATCCCGATGGCGGAGGGAACTGATTCGCTGAATTTGGCGACTGCGGCCGCGATCGCTTTCTATGAGCGCCAACGCGCGAACTAACAGGCAGAACTAGCTGCGATCGGTGTGCCGGAGCTTTTCGCGAACGTTATTGAGGGCAGTCGATGCCTGTTTGAGGGATCGAGCGGTGAATTTCAGGGCGCCGTCGGCAAGCGAGCGAGCGCGGTTCGCGACGGGGGTTTCGGTGTTGTCGTCGGGGGTGTCTTCGTAGTCGTCGTATTCGGAGTATTGGGGGCCGAGGCCTAGTTTGGCGGAGGCGTTGTCGATGAGCGCGCCGACGTCGTTTCGCTCGGGCGGGGCCACGACCCGGGGTTCTTTGCGGCCGTCGATGGCGTAGCCCACCACGGAAAGGTCAGGGCCCTCGGCGGAAATGTCGACACCCAACCAATGCTTGTCTGCTTCATGGACCAGGTCAATTGGCTCGAAGGGGAGGTCGATGGAGTGCGGGCTGGTTTCGCCACGTTCCCCGGCCCAAAACGGGCTTTCAAACGGGGAGGGCAGGCCGATGTCCTCGTACACCCGATTGCGGCGTGCGCAGAAGCTGCGTCGCAGTTTGCCGTCGATCCAGTGTGCGATGCCACCAAAGCCGGTGTCG from Corynebacterium epidermidicanis encodes:
- a CDS encoding solute symporter family protein encodes the protein MHSVLAAEQISTGNPLLNISIFVGFIVVTMAIVVRATRQTSQKGSDFYTGGASFNGWQNGLAISGDYLSAAAFLGVTGAIALSGYDGFLYSVGFLIALLVALVLVAEPLRNTGKFTMADVLSFRLKQKPVRMAAAISTLTISLFYLIAQMAGAGGLVALLLGIDGKAAQSAVVGIVGVLMIVYVLVGGMKGTTYVQMIKAVLLVGGSIIITLLTFVAIKGGFNAVLESAIANHPKGDAILNSGLKYGKDTLTKLDFVSLGLALVFGTSGLPHVLMRFYTVPTAKEARRSITWTIAIVALFFLLTVVMGYGAAALVGPEQIAKAPGGANSAVLLLSAKVGGTIFMACISAVAFATILAVVAGLAITASASVAHDIYNSILRDGQATEEEQVRVSRITVVVIGVLAIVLGIGAMGQNIAFLVALAFGIAAAANLPTILYSLYWRKFNTTGALFSIYGGLLTSIVLIIFSPAVSGAPSAMLPNADFAIFPLTNPSIIAIPAGFILGIIGTYVGKPDNFPKKAAEMEVRSLTGIGVEKAVAH
- a CDS encoding DUF485 domain-containing protein; the encoded protein is MQQQHPVHPQPPTADEFLAVSQSEEFGALRHTFRSFAFPISAVFLLWFVFYIVVATFATDFTSIRVYGAINIGMVLGLAQFATAGIVTWLYVRFADNTLDPATASIRNSMLQQPTPIGKV
- a CDS encoding transglycosylase family protein; this encodes MARHAAGSSLKAKFAASTVAFGTAATLLAPTASAAPDSDWDRLAGCEAGGNWSINTGNGFHGGLQFSPSTWNAYGGQEFAPYAYQATREQQIAVGERVLAGQGWGAWPACSASLGLNAGPTQRNVSAPAPAPAPAPATPAAVAYDAPAAPIAAPTAAEAALEKIKAFFAQYGIVLPQQALDYYAANTGQIDALLSSGQLAKL
- a CDS encoding cold-shock protein, which encodes MPIGKVKWYDVERGFGFVSNPGDEDVYVNKAVLPKGVTELHPGQRIEFDFAAGRRGPQALRVKVLEEATRKPIHKYKPEELNSMISDLMTVLESAVQPQLAQGRYPDRKEGRQVAEILRAVAKELDA
- a CDS encoding DUF2771 domain-containing protein, whose protein sequence is MASSTRKRNLTQFVILIVAVVVIVAGSIAFQKWWNDRPGPDPKTVTLQVSAGNEKMDVHPYTVCEAGVECPQGQVAELKVGDNPMKISLPSDVYDHDWSLLKIYDDPAANDQMFFKGNEKKEVEIPAQSESGSRLVVVEVSSLMIGEDAQGVETPYTVVWSVNAKQ
- a CDS encoding glutaminyl-peptide cyclotransferase codes for the protein MGLKQVWQMVVALALTGGVVGCSSSIPAPPQATNSAVDQSVRLRPEIVATHQMNPAWFTQGLEVDGSDLLIGTGQYGESQIMRVPLSTPTASPLAQKSLPPRQFGEGITKFGDDIWQLTWQDGIAYRRDARTLAEKTQVRYPGQGWGLCATKDHLVMSDGTAQLRILDPQTFSEQRRITVTNGGQPVTQLNELECVDDQIYANRFLTSEIVRISPDGKVNATIDASALPSNAAADPNNVLNGIAALPGSDSFLLAGKRWPQMYEVRFVPAG
- a CDS encoding DUF3027 domain-containing protein; the protein is MAPGKRRKRNNKGQLFDAQAIDLARSALEELDEGEVGVHTGVSVLGDNVVIHHFEAHVPGYRGWEWTAVLACADGSHYVTVNELALMPGRDALRAPSWIPYEDRVRPGDLKPGDQFPPRADDDRLDTLPDGTHTLTKKGFEDSLARWRENYGPTTEYAEKAHLKCSSCAFFHPIADFRTFGACLNIYAADGRVVHVAYGCGAHSETPPADNLAAKEHEAFDDGHL
- a CDS encoding aminotransferase class IV; translated protein: MVDGKVRNLGAHFERLGLDLEQQQMVRTQLREAATGASNPLVRADGQVQHRPDRPFSALIGVDPIPHLDLRTQPTRKGPDLVWLTTRLRQSERRGFAEGLLSQDGLVVEGIFSALICFDSGVAEFCTHPRTLNSTTLPPVLEFLRSSGLVVRPCSGWRSPKRLWLLNAFSGVRSAGGPDPTSVNRWLWDHADVV